Within the Pseudomonas orientalis genome, the region TCGGCAGGATAAAGAACGGGTCCTTGATCGACAGGTCGGTTATCCACAGCATGAACGGTGCCTGGCGCATTTCCACGCTCTCCAGGAGTACCCAGTACAGCGACAGGAATACCGGCATCTGTACCAGAATCGGCAAGCATCCACCCAGCGGGTTGATCTTCTCTTTCTTGTACAGCTCCATCATGGCCTGCGACATTTTCTGCCGGTCGTCACCATGTTGCTCTTTCAGCGCAGCCAGTTTCGGCGCCACGGCACGCATGCGCGCCATCGACTTGTAGCTGGCGGCCGACAGCGGGAAGAAGATCCCCTTGATCAGCATGGTCAGGAAGATGATCGACCAGCCCCAGTTACCGACAATGCTGTGGATATGTTGCAGCAGCCAGAAGATCGGCTGGGCAATGAACCACAGGAAGCCGTAATCCACAGTCAGTTCCAGACCTGGGGACAACTCTTTCAGCACGGCCTGGCTTTTCGGGCCGGCGTATAGGGTGGCGCTGGTTTCAGCCTTGGCGCCTGGTGCGACGGTCAATGCCGGGCCAGTAAAACCAATGATGTAGTTGCCCTGGCTGTCCTTGCGGGTTTGCACCAGGTTCGCTTCACCCTTGTTCGGGATCCACGCGGTCACGAAGTAGTGCTGCAGCCACGCTACCCAGCCGCCTTGAACGGTTTCTTTCAGCGCGCCCTTGTCGATGTCTTTCATCGACACTTTTTTGTACGGCTCGTTACTTGTCCACAGGGCGGCGCCCAGGTAAGTCGCGGTGCCGGTGGCGGTGCTGGAAGAAGGGTCAGAGCTGGCGTCACGCTTGAGCTGGGCAAACAGGTTGCCGCTCCAGGCCTTGTCGCTGGTGTTGTCGATCAGGTAAGTGACCTTCAAATCGTACAAACCACGCGTGAAGCTGAAACGCTTGATGTAATTGACGCCGTCGAGGCTGAATTTCAGGTCTACGTTCAACTGGTTCTGGCCATCAGCCAGTTGATAACTCTTCTGCTCGGTCGAATAAATCGGACGACCGGTAGCACGAGCGTCCGGACCATTGGTGCCGGTCAGGCCACTTTGCGCCAGGTAGGTACGTTCACCGCCGTTATCGAACAGCTGGAACGGAACATCCGGATGGTCTTGGCGACGTGGATAAAGCGGCAGCTTCAGCTGAGCAATATCGCCACCCTGCGGGTCGATCGCCAGGTCGAGCACATCCGTTTTAACGTGGATGAGGTCTTTGTTGGTGACCACTGGCGTTTCCAACGGGGCACTTGTCTCGCCATTCGCGCTGGGAACATCGGCACTCGCGGACGCATTGTTACCCAGCGGGGTGTCCGGAATAGCCGGCGCAGCCTGATTGGTAGCAACATTCTGAGTCGGCAGGGCAGCCTGGCCGTAGTCCTGGTTCCATTTCAGGACCATGACGTAGGACACGATTGCCAGGGCGACGATCAGGATCGTGCGTTTAATATCCATGATTACTCGGCCATCGAAGAAGAACGGGAGGTAGGGATAGGTGGAACCGGGTCATAACCACCGGCATTCCACGGATGACAGCGACCTAAACGACGAAAGGTCAGCCAGCCACCGCGCAGAAGACCATGGTTTTCTATGGCTTCTAACGCGTAGCAGGAACAACTGGGGTAGAAACGACAGTGGCTGGCCATCAGAGGACTAATGGCATAGCGATAAAACTGGATCGGAACGATTGCCAGTTTACGCATCAAGGCTGTCTACCCCTACAGTTTCGGTGTTGACTGCTGGTGCTGGTTTGTGGGTACGCGCCAGA harbors:
- the yidC gene encoding membrane protein insertase YidC; protein product: MDIKRTILIVALAIVSYVMVLKWNQDYGQAALPTQNVATNQAAPAIPDTPLGNNASASADVPSANGETSAPLETPVVTNKDLIHVKTDVLDLAIDPQGGDIAQLKLPLYPRRQDHPDVPFQLFDNGGERTYLAQSGLTGTNGPDARATGRPIYSTEQKSYQLADGQNQLNVDLKFSLDGVNYIKRFSFTRGLYDLKVTYLIDNTSDKAWSGNLFAQLKRDASSDPSSSTATGTATYLGAALWTSNEPYKKVSMKDIDKGALKETVQGGWVAWLQHYFVTAWIPNKGEANLVQTRKDSQGNYIIGFTGPALTVAPGAKAETSATLYAGPKSQAVLKELSPGLELTVDYGFLWFIAQPIFWLLQHIHSIVGNWGWSIIFLTMLIKGIFFPLSAASYKSMARMRAVAPKLAALKEQHGDDRQKMSQAMMELYKKEKINPLGGCLPILVQMPVFLSLYWVLLESVEMRQAPFMLWITDLSIKDPFFILPIIMGATMFIQQRLNPTPPDPMQAKVMKMMPIIFTFFFLWFPAGLVLYWVVNNVLSISQQWYITRKIEAATKKAEA
- the yidD gene encoding membrane protein insertion efficiency factor YidD, which translates into the protein MRKLAIVPIQFYRYAISPLMASHCRFYPSCSCYALEAIENHGLLRGGWLTFRRLGRCHPWNAGGYDPVPPIPTSRSSSMAE